The following proteins are co-located in the Anomalospiza imberbis isolate Cuckoo-Finch-1a 21T00152 chromosome 1, ASM3175350v1, whole genome shotgun sequence genome:
- the LOC137481766 gene encoding probable G-protein coupled receptor 141, which yields MRMLNSCITQQNHSSNDTVLDSSEKLHTVLIVLYIINLAGGTLGVIMMSQQLFQRRSQSVMTIIIISLLVLHSFMLLSIPFRLSYYILGEWKFGRFACRLASAIIYLHMYATFAFYVAIIIARLLRLEFRKCYTAAWVGAVWLLGALVVTPVLLSYYGTSKTYRSSECFQFHRELKEVHMVIANYCLVVILVAVCAVLTGIQLTVIYRVAMKYWPDINSHVEFRAQAKSFFFILVTLVCFMPHHVFRVYYIQNYDLDKGHKLLLYNEVFLALATMCCLDMLCFITGIAH from the coding sequence ATGAGGATGCTTAACAGCTGCATAACCCAACAGAACCATTCCTCCAATGACACAGTGCTGGACTCCTCAGAGAAACTCCACACTGTTCTGATCGTCCTGTACATCATCAACCTGGCTGGCGGCACCCTCGGGGTCATCATGATGTCCCAGCAGTTGTTTCAAAGGAGATCACAATCTGTGATGACCATTATAATCATCAGCCTCCTGGTGCTGCACAGCTTCATGCTCCTCAGCATCCCCTTCCGCCTCAGCTACTACATTTTGGGGGAGTGGAAATTTGGGAGGTTCGCCTGCAGGCTGGCGAGTGCCATCATCTACCTGCACATGTACGCCACCTTCGCCTTTTACGTGGCCATCATCATAGCCCGCCTCCTCCGCCTGGAGTTTCGGAAGTGCTACACCGCGGCCTGGGTGGGGGCTGTCTGGCTGCTGGGAGCGCTGGTGGTCACGCCTGTTCTCCTCTCCTACTACGGCACCTCGAAAACATACCGCTCCTCCGAGTGCTTCCAGTTCCACAGGGAGCTGAAGGAGGTTCACATGGTGATCGCCAACTACTGCCTGGTTGTGATTTTGGTGGCAGTGTGTGCTGTGCTCACTGGAATCCAGCTGACTGTGATCTACAGAGTAGCCATGAAATACTGGCCTGACATTAACTCTCACGTGGAATTCAGGGCTCAGGCAAAGAGTTTCTTCTTCATCTTGGTAACTTTAGTCTGCTTTATGCCTCATCATGTATTCAGAGTATATTACATTCAAAACTACGACCTTGATAAAGGCCATAAACTACTCCTGTACAATGAGGTTTTTTTAGCTTTAGCAACAATGTGCTGTCTGGATATGTTGTGCTTCATAACAGGAATAGCCCACTGA